The Arvicanthis niloticus isolate mArvNil1 chromosome 2, mArvNil1.pat.X, whole genome shotgun sequence genome includes a window with the following:
- the Dusp2 gene encoding dual specificity protein phosphatase 2, which produces MPIAMGLEAACELECAALGALLREPREAERTLLLDCRPFLAFCRSHVRAARPVPWNALLRRRARRTPAAALACLLPDRALRARLGRGELARAVVLDESSASVAELPPDGPAHLLLAALQHEMRAAPTAVCFLRGGFENFQAYCPDLCSEAPAQALPPAGAENNSSDPRVPIYDQGGPVEILPYLYLGSCNHSSDLQGLQACGITAVLNVSASCPNHFEGLFCYKSIPVEDNQMVEISAWFQEAISFIDSVKNSGGRVLVHCQAGISRSATICLAYLIQSHRVRLDEAFDFVKQRRGVISPNFSFMGQLLQLETQVLCH; this is translated from the exons ATGCCGATCGCCATGGGGCTGGAGGCGGCGTGCGAGCTAGAGTGCGCGGCGCTGGGCGCGCTGCTGCGGGAGCCGCGGGAGGCCGAGCGCACGCTGCTGCTCGACTGCCGCCCGTTCCTGGCCTTCTGCCGGAGCCACGTGCGCGCCGCGCGACCCGTGCCCTGGAACGCGCTGCTGCGGCGCCGTGCGCGCCGCACCCCCGCCGCCGCCCTCGCCTGTCTGCTGCCCGACCGCGCGCTCCGGGCGCGCCTGGGTCGCGGGGAGCTGGCCCGCGCCGTGGTGCTGGACGAAAGCAGCGCGTCTGTGGCCGAGCTCCCGCCCGACGGCCCGGCTCACCTGCTGCTAGCCGCACTGCAGCACGAGATGCGCGCGGCACCCACGGCCGTGTGCTTCTTGCGAG GCGGTTTCGAGAACTTCCAGGCATACTGTCCGGATCTGTGCTCTGAAGCCCCTGCCcaggctctgcctcctgctggggCCGAAAATAACAGTTCTGACCCGAGGGTTCCCATCTATGACCAG GGTGGTCCCGTGGAAATCTTACCCTACCTGTACTTGGGCAGCTGCAACCACTCCTCAGATCTTCAGGGGCTGCAGGCCTGCGGTATCACAGCCGTTCTCAATGTCTCTGCCAGCTGCCCCAACCACTTCGAGGGTCTTTTCTGTTACAAGAGCATTCCAGTagaagataaccagatggtggaGATCAGTGCCTGGTTCCAGGAGGCTATCAGCTTCATTG ACTCAGTGAAGAATAGTGGGGGCCGGGTGCTGGTGCACTGCCAAGCAGGCATCTCTCGCTCAGCCACTATCTGCCTGGCATACCTGATTCAGAGCCACCGGGTACGGCTGGACGAGGCCTTTGACTTTGTTAAGCAACGTCGTGGAGTCATCTCCCCCAACTTCAGTTTCATGGGGCAGCTGCTGCAGCTTGAGACCCAGGTGCTGTGTCACTGA